One segment of Thermosynechococcus sp. HN-54 DNA contains the following:
- a CDS encoding superoxide dismutase, whose amino-acid sequence MRLTRRQTLSLLVAGTATLWLRSRPAVAEGEPLEIYTLPPLPYGYDALEPVIDAETMQLHHDKHHAAYVNTLNKALAPYRQWHGLPIEELLRHIRQLPTAIQQTVRNHGGGHANHSLFWQSMSPDGGGEPTGELATAIAATFGSFSEFQAQFQQAGLKHFGSGWVWLVLTPQGNLAITTTLNQDSPLMQGQVPILGNDLWEHAYYLTYRNRRDQYLEAWWQVVNWPYLSDRYAQMRALLA is encoded by the coding sequence ATGCGCCTAACTCGTCGTCAAACCCTCAGCCTACTGGTGGCTGGTACGGCTACACTCTGGTTGCGATCGCGCCCAGCCGTGGCTGAAGGTGAGCCGTTAGAAATTTATACGCTGCCGCCTTTGCCCTACGGCTACGATGCCCTAGAGCCAGTGATTGATGCGGAGACGATGCAGCTACACCACGACAAACACCATGCGGCCTATGTCAACACCCTCAACAAGGCACTGGCACCCTATCGTCAATGGCACGGTCTTCCCATTGAAGAGCTACTGCGCCACATTCGCCAACTACCCACCGCCATCCAACAAACCGTGCGCAACCATGGTGGCGGCCATGCCAACCATTCCCTCTTTTGGCAGAGCATGAGTCCTGACGGCGGTGGTGAACCCACAGGTGAGTTGGCCACAGCGATTGCAGCCACCTTTGGCTCATTCTCAGAATTTCAAGCCCAGTTTCAGCAGGCGGGTCTGAAGCACTTTGGCAGTGGCTGGGTCTGGCTTGTGCTGACGCCCCAAGGGAATTTGGCCATTACCACCACACTGAACCAAGATTCTCCGCTGATGCAAGGGCAAGTGCCGATCTTGGGCAACGATCTGTGGGAACATGCCTATTACCTGACCTATCGCAACCGTCGCGATCAGTACCTAGAGGCGTGGTGGCAAGTGGTTAATTGGCCTTATCTGAGCGATCGCTACGCCCAGATGCGCGCTCTTTTGGCTTAG
- a CDS encoding transposase — protein MASFSVLVKSILKQLSPCDYPVLNSQLFFKIWLTYILDQGLTSMRALFYRLNHSGITVDMSTFSKANKTRTTTLFERIYTHLMSQARKRHRCSSLMLFPIDSTVITLTSKLFWFYKYHQVKLITGFDLTENILGKAVVSFGERHDLSFQDEILEMIPENAVAIMDRGFASWRFLERLSERKCLFVVRIKNNMRMKLNHERYRVVQFFDEHGTEFRIATNLMHLSDEEVSELYRHRWGIENLWKFLKMHLSLDKLITKSLNGVINQIYMVLIGYLILELMEIPEYFGRKLLDKLRYLQLELSRRCSIVHWSFDWQPELLVT, from the coding sequence ATGGCATCTTTTTCAGTTCTTGTCAAGTCTATTCTCAAGCAGCTCAGCCCTTGCGACTACCCCGTCCTCAACTCTCAATTGTTCTTCAAAATCTGGTTGACCTACATTCTCGACCAAGGATTAACCAGCATGAGAGCCTTATTTTATCGCTTGAATCATTCGGGGATTACAGTGGATATGTCCACGTTTTCCAAGGCGAACAAAACTCGAACAACCACCTTATTTGAGAGGATTTACACTCATCTCATGTCTCAAGCTCGCAAGAGACATCGTTGTTCAAGTCTGATGCTGTTTCCTATTGATTCAACCGTCATTACCCTGACGAGTAAGCTCTTTTGGTTCTACAAATACCATCAAGTGAAGTTAATTACAGGATTTGATTTAACAGAGAACATCCTGGGTAAGGCAGTAGTCTCTTTTGGGGAGAGACATGACCTAAGCTTTCAAGACGAGATTTTAGAAATGATCCCTGAGAATGCCGTTGCCATCATGGATAGAGGGTTTGCGAGTTGGAGATTTTTAGAGCGGCTGAGTGAGAGGAAGTGTTTATTTGTTGTGCGTATCAAGAATAACATGAGAATGAAGCTCAATCATGAGAGATACCGAGTGGTTCAATTTTTTGATGAGCATGGAACAGAGTTTCGTATTGCGACGAATCTAATGCATCTAAGTGATGAGGAAGTGAGTGAGCTGTATCGGCATCGGTGGGGGATTGAGAACTTATGGAAGTTTCTAAAGATGCATTTATCATTAGACAAGCTGATTACGAAGAGTTTGAATGGGGTGATAAATCAGATTTATATGGTTTTGATTGGGTACTTAATTTTAGAGCTAATGGAGATACCTGAATACTTTGGCAGGAAGCTATTAGACAAATTGCGATATTTGCAACTGGAACTGAGTCGCCGCTGCTCGATAGTGCATTGGAGCTTTGATTGGCAGCCAGAGCTACTTGTCACTTAG
- a CDS encoding NblA/ycf18 family protein, with protein MEQRFPELNVDLSFEQEFQMRVMEEQVSAMSLQEARELLLQASRLLMMKDNVIRSLVKRAA; from the coding sequence ATGGAGCAACGCTTTCCCGAACTGAATGTTGACCTGAGCTTTGAACAGGAGTTTCAAATGCGGGTGATGGAGGAGCAAGTGAGTGCCATGAGCCTTCAGGAAGCTCGTGAGCTACTGTTGCAAGCCTCTCGCCTATTGATGATGAAAGACAACGTCATTCGCTCCTTGGTCAAACGCGCTGCCTAG
- the lpxD gene encoding UDP-3-O-(3-hydroxymyristoyl)glucosamine N-acyltransferase — protein MRLADVAERFGATLDCPEQGDRPVLGVAPLETATATDISFLANPKYTALLRTTEAAAVFVRPDFQGEAACPLLRVPHPYLAFAKCIEWFYPQPKPTAKIHPTAILGADVVLGADVTIGAYTVIGDRVRIGDRTVIDSHCTLYDDVVIGSDCRIYSHCALRERVQLGDRVILQNSVVLGSDGFGYVPLPDGRHYKIPQVGTVVIGNDVEIGAGTTIDRATLGETTVANGTKIDNLTMVAHNCTIGENAILCAQVGLAGSTHIGNHVVLAGQVGAAGHLTIGDRTIVSAKSGISSSVPPDSRMGGIPAMDQTLYLKVSAAVKQLPDLLKRVRKLEAKVAEADQPSSHPL, from the coding sequence ATGCGGTTGGCAGACGTAGCTGAACGGTTTGGGGCAACCCTCGACTGTCCAGAGCAGGGCGATCGCCCAGTGTTGGGGGTAGCCCCCTTAGAAACAGCAACAGCCACGGATATTTCTTTTTTAGCCAATCCTAAGTACACCGCTCTATTGCGAACCACGGAAGCGGCTGCTGTGTTTGTCCGTCCCGATTTTCAAGGGGAAGCGGCCTGTCCCCTGCTGCGAGTGCCCCATCCTTACCTTGCCTTTGCCAAATGCATTGAATGGTTTTATCCCCAACCCAAACCTACGGCCAAGATTCACCCCACAGCCATTTTGGGTGCCGACGTGGTGTTGGGAGCGGATGTGACGATTGGTGCTTATACAGTGATTGGCGATCGCGTGCGCATTGGCGATCGCACAGTGATTGATAGTCATTGCACCCTCTACGACGATGTGGTGATTGGCTCAGATTGCCGTATCTACAGCCACTGTGCCCTGCGAGAGCGGGTACAATTGGGCGATCGCGTCATCTTGCAAAACAGTGTGGTTCTGGGTAGTGATGGCTTTGGCTATGTGCCTCTGCCGGATGGTCGCCACTATAAAATTCCCCAAGTGGGCACCGTGGTCATTGGCAATGATGTGGAAATCGGTGCCGGCACAACGATTGATCGCGCCACCCTTGGGGAGACCACTGTGGCGAATGGCACGAAAATTGACAACCTGACGATGGTGGCTCACAACTGCACCATTGGTGAAAATGCAATTCTCTGTGCTCAAGTCGGCTTAGCGGGTTCGACCCACATTGGTAATCATGTCGTTCTTGCGGGGCAAGTGGGGGCAGCGGGTCACTTAACGATTGGCGATCGCACCATTGTCTCCGCCAAATCCGGCATTAGTAGCTCTGTCCCCCCAGATAGTCGCATGGGCGGGATTCCAGCAATGGATCAAACGCTTTACCTCAAGGTCTCAGCCGCAGTCAAGCAATTGCCAGATCTCCTCAAACGGGTTCGCAAATTGGAAGCCAAGGTGGCAGAAGCAGATCAACCGTCTAGTCACCCTCTATAG
- a CDS encoding histidine kinase, producing MKASADASSTQETTPPLSLLLFVANRPGDEEETAAIQAHIQQLPSNFSFELKVVPIGEQPYLLEEYRLVATPALIKVRPEPRQTLAGRKLLQKVDYWWPRWQREVALGLQADMQKSAAEQSDCSMELGRLKDELFQLRQERDRLAEQLQFKDRIIGLLAHELRNPLTAVGIALETLEANLQEESSQQLHIEDIQRLFHHARSQTQMMGQLITDLLLAARGPQDKLQIMARQLDLRQLCQEIVEDVRLNFERKKQHFTTDIPLDLPLVYGDGDRIRQVLVNLLDNACKYTPEGGKIHLSAFHRMTQKVQVTVCDSGPGIPIEQQEKIFGETVRLDRDRTIEGYGIGLALCRQIIRMHYGQIWVDSQPGKGSCFHFTLPVYT from the coding sequence ATGAAAGCGTCTGCGGATGCCAGTTCTACCCAAGAAACGACACCGCCGCTCAGTTTGCTCCTGTTTGTTGCCAATCGTCCGGGCGATGAAGAGGAAACCGCTGCCATTCAAGCCCACATTCAGCAACTACCCTCCAACTTTAGCTTTGAATTAAAAGTGGTGCCCATTGGTGAGCAACCCTATCTTCTAGAGGAGTACAGGCTGGTTGCCACGCCTGCCTTGATTAAAGTCCGTCCTGAACCGCGTCAAACCCTCGCCGGTCGCAAGCTGCTGCAAAAGGTAGACTATTGGTGGCCGCGCTGGCAGCGGGAAGTTGCCCTTGGCCTCCAAGCGGATATGCAAAAGTCGGCAGCGGAACAGTCGGATTGTTCTATGGAACTGGGTCGCCTCAAAGATGAGCTATTCCAACTGCGTCAAGAGCGCGATCGCCTTGCGGAACAACTGCAATTCAAAGATCGGATTATTGGCTTGCTGGCCCATGAGTTGCGTAACCCCCTCACTGCGGTTGGGATTGCCCTTGAAACCCTAGAAGCCAACCTTCAAGAAGAGAGTAGTCAGCAACTCCATATTGAGGACATCCAACGCCTGTTTCACCATGCCCGCAGTCAAACCCAGATGATGGGACAACTGATTACGGATTTACTCTTAGCGGCGCGCGGGCCCCAAGACAAACTACAAATTATGGCGCGGCAACTCGATCTGCGACAACTCTGCCAAGAAATTGTTGAGGATGTGCGCCTCAATTTTGAACGTAAAAAGCAGCACTTTACCACCGATATTCCCTTGGATTTACCCTTGGTCTATGGCGATGGCGATCGCATTCGTCAAGTACTCGTCAACCTGCTAGACAATGCCTGTAAATACACTCCCGAAGGGGGCAAGATTCACCTGAGTGCATTTCACCGCATGACCCAAAAGGTGCAAGTCACCGTCTGTGACAGCGGTCCTGGGATTCCCATTGAGCAGCAGGAGAAAATTTTTGGGGAGACGGTTCGCCTTGATCGCGATCGCACCATTGAAGGCTATGGTATTGGTCTTGCCCTTTGCCGCCAGATTATCCGTATGCACTACGGCCAGATTTGGGTGGACTCTCAACCCGGTAAGGGCAGTTGCTTTCATTTCACGCTACCCGTCTATACCTAG
- a CDS encoding TMEM165/GDT1 family protein, which yields MDWQSFAVSFAIVFLSELGDKSQLVAITLGSNARSATAVFLGVASGLVCTTFFGVLLGSGIATLVPVKVVKAIAAMMFAFLGFYLLSQTPADSLDKEQI from the coding sequence ATGGACTGGCAATCCTTTGCCGTGAGTTTTGCAATTGTTTTCCTCTCAGAACTGGGAGACAAGAGTCAACTCGTCGCAATTACGTTGGGGAGTAATGCCCGCTCCGCTACCGCTGTCTTTCTAGGCGTGGCTTCTGGCTTGGTGTGTACGACGTTCTTCGGTGTGCTTTTGGGCAGTGGCATTGCCACATTGGTGCCTGTAAAGGTTGTGAAGGCGATCGCTGCCATGATGTTTGCCTTTCTGGGGTTTTATTTGCTCTCTCAAACACCGGCTGACAGCCTTGACAAGGAGCAAATTTGA
- a CDS encoding Fur family transcriptional regulator translates to MFTSPAPSPLPPIRSLEDAIDRCQRLGLRLSRQRRAILELLWDAKDHLSARQIYDRLNQAGKDIGHTSVYQNLEALSEHGIIECVERADGRLYGNISDSHSHVNCLDSQKIIDVHVELPPSLIAEIEAKTGVKIVDYRIDFYGYQNTEPSAQG, encoded by the coding sequence GTGTTCACGTCTCCTGCTCCCAGTCCCCTACCCCCGATTCGTTCCCTTGAGGATGCGATCGATCGCTGTCAGCGCCTAGGATTGCGCCTCAGTCGGCAGCGGCGTGCCATTCTGGAGCTGCTCTGGGATGCCAAGGATCACCTCTCGGCGCGGCAGATTTACGATCGCCTGAATCAAGCGGGCAAAGACATTGGCCATACCTCTGTGTACCAAAACCTCGAAGCCCTCTCTGAGCATGGCATTATTGAGTGCGTTGAACGCGCCGATGGTCGTCTCTACGGCAATATCAGCGATAGTCACAGCCATGTCAATTGTCTCGATAGCCAAAAAATTATTGACGTTCACGTCGAGCTACCCCCCTCCCTCATTGCTGAGATTGAAGCAAAAACTGGCGTGAAAATTGTTGACTATCGCATTGATTTTTACGGTTATCAAAACACTGAGCCGAGTGCCCAAGGATAG
- a CDS encoding pentapeptide repeat-containing protein produces the protein MANPQHLQLLKQGVTAWNQWREQNSEIRPDLGQADLTGANLELYNLTNANLDQANLAGADLRNALLKDAYMAGANLYMSDLIEADLQGACLQRATLAGADLYKSNIAMADLRQANLVGTLLRRVSLVEATLAYANLTRANLFQANLHLADLKSAILQEAILESASLIEANFEYAVLIAAKMSKANARRANFKGANLYKAEMDGMDLRDAILDKA, from the coding sequence GTGGCCAATCCCCAACATCTTCAGCTTCTCAAGCAGGGGGTTACCGCTTGGAATCAATGGCGGGAACAAAACAGCGAGATTCGTCCTGATCTAGGGCAGGCTGATCTAACGGGCGCCAATCTCGAGCTATACAACCTCACAAATGCCAATCTCGATCAGGCCAATTTGGCAGGTGCGGATCTGCGCAATGCCTTACTCAAGGATGCCTACATGGCTGGAGCAAACCTCTACATGAGTGACCTGATTGAGGCGGATTTGCAGGGCGCCTGTTTGCAGCGGGCTACCTTAGCGGGTGCTGATCTCTACAAGTCAAACATTGCCATGGCCGATCTGCGCCAAGCCAACTTGGTGGGCACCCTACTGCGGCGAGTGAGCCTAGTGGAAGCGACCCTTGCCTATGCCAACCTCACCCGTGCCAATCTCTTTCAGGCCAACCTGCACTTAGCCGATCTCAAGAGCGCAATTTTGCAAGAGGCGATTCTCGAAAGTGCTAGTCTCATTGAGGCGAACTTTGAATATGCAGTTCTCATTGCGGCCAAGATGTCGAAGGCCAATGCCCGCCGTGCCAACTTTAAGGGGGCAAACCTCTACAAAGCAGAAATGGACGGCATGGATCTACGGGATGCGATTCTCGATAAAGCTTAG
- the folD gene encoding bifunctional methylenetetrahydrofolate dehydrogenase/methenyltetrahydrofolate cyclohydrolase FolD encodes MVANSAACLDGKSLAQFIERQLADHVRTFQAQWGRSPGLAVLRVGDDPASAVYVRAKEQACGRVGIQSFGAHLPATITEADLLARITELNQDERVDGILLQLPLPPHLDPRPLLYAIHPDKDVDGLHPENLGRLVRDEPGLRSCTPAGVMQLLAAYGIDVAGRSAVVVGRSILVGKPLALMLLTANATVTIAHSRTRDLASVTRSAEILVTAMGQPRRITADMIRPGAVVIDVGINRIQRPDGKSSLWGDVDYEAACAVASYITPVPGGVGPMTVAMLLHNTVWSYCRRHNWHKPLLSLTSMPPARRGDVHDFR; translated from the coding sequence TTGGTTGCAAACTCCGCTGCCTGCCTTGATGGCAAATCCTTAGCCCAGTTCATTGAACGCCAGTTGGCTGATCATGTGCGGACGTTTCAAGCCCAGTGGGGGCGATCGCCCGGGTTGGCCGTGTTGCGGGTTGGCGATGATCCCGCCAGTGCAGTGTATGTCCGTGCCAAAGAACAGGCCTGTGGCCGCGTCGGGATTCAATCCTTTGGTGCCCATTTACCGGCCACCATTACAGAAGCGGATTTATTGGCCAGAATTACTGAGCTAAATCAGGACGAACGGGTGGATGGCATTCTGCTGCAATTGCCCCTGCCGCCCCACCTTGATCCCCGTCCCCTGCTATACGCGATTCATCCGGATAAAGACGTGGATGGCCTGCATCCCGAAAATCTGGGTCGGCTAGTGCGCGATGAACCGGGACTGCGCAGTTGTACCCCTGCTGGAGTGATGCAGCTTTTGGCCGCCTATGGCATTGATGTTGCAGGTCGCTCGGCAGTGGTCGTGGGTCGCAGTATTTTGGTTGGCAAGCCCCTCGCGCTGATGTTACTCACCGCCAATGCAACGGTGACGATCGCCCACTCGCGCACCCGTGATCTCGCCAGTGTCACCCGTAGTGCTGAGATTTTAGTCACGGCGATGGGACAGCCGCGGCGGATTACTGCCGACATGATTCGGCCGGGAGCAGTGGTCATTGATGTCGGGATTAATCGCATTCAACGCCCCGACGGTAAATCGAGTCTCTGGGGCGATGTGGACTATGAGGCTGCCTGTGCTGTGGCCAGTTATATTACCCCTGTTCCGGGGGGCGTCGGTCCGATGACCGTTGCCATGTTGTTGCACAATACTGTATGGAGCTATTGTCGCCGTCACAATTGGCACAAGCCCCTGCTCTCGTTGACCTCTATGCCGCCTGCACGCCGAGGAGATGTTCATGATTTCCGCTGA
- the crtE gene encoding geranylgeranyl diphosphate synthase CrtE, with protein MISADPPQVHQADAFDLKAYLKERQALVEAALEASIPVAYPEKIYDAMRYSLMAGGKRLRPILCLATCELMGGTVEMAMPTACALEMIHTMSLIHDDLPAMDNDDYRRGKPTNHKVYGEDIAILAGDGLLAYAFEYVVEQTKNVPAEYLLKIVARLGHAVAATGLVGGQVVDLECEGQPNIGLETLHFIHSHKTGALLEAAVVSGALLTGANESDVARLSRYAANIGLAFQIVDDILDITSTRDVLGKTVGKDVAAQKMTYPRLWGLEKSRQEAERLVAAAKAELAVYGSAAVPLQAIADYITSRSH; from the coding sequence ATGATTTCCGCTGATCCCCCCCAAGTTCATCAAGCTGACGCGTTTGATCTCAAGGCCTATCTCAAGGAACGGCAAGCCCTTGTGGAAGCGGCACTCGAAGCCTCGATTCCGGTGGCTTACCCGGAAAAAATTTACGATGCGATGCGCTACTCACTGATGGCGGGGGGCAAGCGGCTGCGGCCAATTCTCTGTTTGGCCACCTGTGAGTTGATGGGGGGCACTGTGGAAATGGCGATGCCGACGGCCTGTGCCCTAGAGATGATCCACACGATGTCGCTGATCCACGATGATCTGCCGGCTATGGACAATGATGACTACCGTCGCGGCAAGCCCACAAATCACAAAGTCTATGGCGAAGATATTGCCATTCTGGCGGGGGATGGCTTACTGGCCTATGCCTTTGAATATGTGGTGGAGCAAACGAAAAACGTGCCTGCAGAATATCTGCTGAAAATTGTGGCGCGGTTGGGGCATGCGGTGGCAGCAACGGGATTAGTGGGTGGTCAAGTGGTGGACTTGGAGTGTGAAGGGCAGCCCAACATTGGTTTAGAAACGCTGCATTTTATCCACTCCCACAAAACGGGGGCACTACTGGAGGCCGCTGTGGTTTCTGGGGCATTACTGACGGGGGCGAATGAATCTGATGTGGCCCGCCTGTCGCGCTATGCGGCAAATATTGGCTTGGCGTTCCAGATTGTGGATGACATTTTAGACATTACTTCCACCCGCGATGTCCTCGGTAAAACCGTTGGTAAAGATGTGGCCGCCCAAAAAATGACGTACCCGCGCCTGTGGGGTCTGGAAAAATCCCGCCAAGAGGCTGAACGCTTGGTGGCAGCGGCGAAGGCAGAGTTGGCTGTATATGGGTCAGCCGCCGTTCCTTTGCAGGCGATCGCCGACTACATTACCAGCCGCAGTCATTAA
- a CDS encoding divergent PAP2 family protein has protein sequence MMDGLRELLANHVLWVALAASAIAQMLKLLIDIAKHRKLNFRVLVETGGMPSSHSALVTALATGVGLQRGWDSIEFAIAVVFACIVMYDAAGVRQAAGKQARILNQIVDEFFQEGHELAEARLKELLGHTPIQVIVGSALGVAIAWLAL, from the coding sequence ATGATGGACGGTCTTCGTGAGCTACTGGCTAACCATGTCCTCTGGGTCGCCCTTGCCGCCAGCGCGATCGCCCAAATGCTCAAGTTACTGATTGACATTGCCAAACACCGCAAGCTCAATTTCCGCGTTCTGGTGGAAACGGGGGGGATGCCCAGTTCCCATTCCGCCCTTGTTACTGCTCTGGCGACTGGGGTGGGGCTGCAGCGGGGCTGGGATAGCATTGAGTTTGCGATCGCCGTTGTCTTTGCCTGTATTGTCATGTACGATGCGGCGGGGGTTCGCCAAGCGGCTGGCAAACAAGCCCGCATTCTCAATCAAATTGTTGATGAATTTTTCCAAGAAGGGCACGAATTAGCCGAAGCGCGCCTCAAGGAGTTATTGGGGCACACCCCCATTCAAGTCATTGTTGGTTCCGCCCTTGGGGTGGCGATCGCTTGGCTAGCGCTCTAA
- a CDS encoding mannose-1-phosphate guanylyltransferase/mannose-6-phosphate isomerase: MDCIPVILSGGAGSRLWPLSRQAHPKQFMRLTAEGQSLLQQTWQRLQGLPQIHPPVVVANEAHRFLVAEQFQELGVTPTRILLEPLGRNTAPAITLAALYVTEVLATDAILLVLPADHLIQDVAAFQQGLQRALAPAAKDWLVTFGITPTSPHTGYGYIRRGEALSDAHTYRVAEFVEKPDLARAEAYLADGHYLWNSGMFLFRAQSFLAELAQQQPDILHYCRLALREGQEDLDFIRLAKAPLSQCPSLSVDYGVMEKTQKAAVVPLECGWSDVGSWSSLWEVTPKDEFGNSCRGDVLTYGSKDCFVHSQNRLVALLGVENLIIVETADAVLIAHQEAAQQVKQVVEQLQAQKRSEAYNHRVVYRPWGHYDSIDTGHRFQVKRITVKPGASLSLQQHHHRAEHWIVVSGTAEVTCNGKTFLLTENESTYIPVGAVHRLANPGKIPLEMIEVQSGAYLGEDDIVRFEDRYGRETGR; the protein is encoded by the coding sequence ATGGACTGTATTCCAGTGATTCTATCGGGGGGAGCCGGCAGTCGCCTTTGGCCATTATCGCGCCAAGCCCATCCCAAGCAGTTTATGCGCTTAACTGCCGAAGGGCAGAGTCTGCTACAACAAACGTGGCAACGCTTGCAGGGTTTACCCCAAATTCACCCCCCCGTCGTTGTCGCCAATGAAGCCCATCGCTTCCTGGTAGCAGAACAATTTCAAGAGCTAGGGGTGACACCAACGCGGATTTTGCTCGAACCCTTGGGGCGCAATACGGCTCCTGCGATTACCCTTGCTGCGCTCTATGTCACAGAAGTCCTCGCCACCGATGCCATTCTTTTGGTGCTACCAGCGGATCATTTGATTCAGGATGTTGCCGCCTTTCAGCAGGGGCTACAACGGGCACTTGCACCCGCCGCCAAGGACTGGTTAGTGACCTTTGGTATTACGCCCACCTCTCCCCATACAGGCTACGGCTACATTCGGCGGGGGGAAGCTCTCAGTGATGCCCACACCTATCGGGTGGCAGAGTTTGTGGAAAAACCCGATTTGGCAAGGGCAGAGGCCTATCTGGCGGATGGCCATTACCTTTGGAATAGCGGTATGTTTCTCTTCCGCGCCCAGAGCTTCTTAGCAGAATTGGCACAGCAGCAGCCAGACATTTTGCACTATTGCCGCTTGGCACTGCGGGAGGGGCAGGAGGATTTGGACTTTATCCGCTTGGCAAAAGCACCCTTGAGTCAGTGTCCCAGTCTATCGGTGGACTATGGGGTGATGGAAAAGACGCAAAAAGCAGCAGTAGTTCCCCTAGAGTGCGGATGGAGTGATGTGGGGTCTTGGTCGAGTCTCTGGGAGGTGACACCCAAGGATGAATTTGGCAACAGTTGCCGTGGCGATGTCCTCACCTATGGCAGCAAAGATTGCTTTGTCCATAGTCAAAACCGCTTGGTTGCCCTACTGGGGGTGGAAAACCTGATTATTGTAGAAACCGCTGATGCCGTTCTCATTGCCCATCAGGAAGCGGCACAACAGGTGAAACAAGTGGTGGAGCAACTGCAAGCCCAAAAGCGCAGTGAGGCCTACAATCATCGCGTGGTCTATCGCCCTTGGGGACACTACGACTCCATTGACACGGGTCATCGCTTTCAAGTGAAGCGGATTACGGTCAAGCCGGGGGCAAGTCTTTCGCTGCAACAGCACCATCACCGCGCGGAACATTGGATTGTCGTCAGTGGCACAGCGGAGGTTACCTGCAATGGCAAGACGTTTCTGCTGACGGAGAATGAGTCCACCTATATCCCTGTGGGCGCTGTGCACCGCTTGGCCAATCCGGGGAAAATTCCCCTTGAAATGATCGAGGTACAGTCGGGAGCCTACCTTGGCGAAGATGATATTGTCCGCTTTGAGGATCGCTATGGTCGCGAGACAGGGCGATAA
- the ndhO gene encoding photosynthetic/respiratory NAD(P)H-quinone oxidoreductase subunit O, with product MAIKKGDLVKVVAEKLANSVEALASDHRYPPYLFEGRGEVVEIRGDYAQIKFPVPTPTVWLRLDQLEVAK from the coding sequence ATGGCAATTAAAAAGGGAGATTTGGTAAAGGTCGTTGCTGAAAAGTTGGCCAACAGTGTTGAGGCGTTGGCCAGTGATCATCGCTATCCCCCCTATCTGTTTGAGGGGCGGGGCGAGGTAGTGGAGATTCGCGGTGACTATGCGCAGATTAAATTTCCAGTGCCCACCCCTACAGTTTGGCTGCGCCTTGATCAACTGGAGGTCGCCAAATAA